The Deltaproteobacteria bacterium genome window below encodes:
- a CDS encoding class I SAM-dependent methyltransferase codes for MAKTSGHKAAARMRVSDDPSRERLLLYDEIVREISSFGGELQGWFGDYARQQRNRIACDLDIIGRFLARDQRILELGSMPFLTTIALRRLGYDVRGVDIHPERFKKTIEGSGITVDECDIERKALPYEDRTFDSVLFFEIFEHLRINPVFTLSEAYRVLKPGGSFLLTTPNLKSLAGMYDLLVRDRTGADPFKEYGKLEEIGHMGHVRLYTAAEVASLLENIGFKVSGVFFRGRYNSKMMRMITGFAPSLKPMIMVSASK; via the coding sequence ATGGCAAAGACTTCTGGGCATAAGGCGGCAGCGAGGATGCGCGTCTCGGACGACCCGAGCAGGGAGAGACTTCTCCTTTATGACGAAATCGTCCGGGAAATCAGCTCTTTCGGGGGGGAGCTCCAGGGCTGGTTCGGAGATTACGCGAGACAGCAGCGGAATCGGATAGCCTGCGACCTTGACATAATCGGGCGTTTTCTGGCCAGGGACCAAAGAATACTCGAGCTGGGCTCGATGCCTTTCCTTACGACAATAGCCCTGCGCCGGCTCGGATACGACGTGCGAGGGGTTGATATCCACCCGGAAAGGTTCAAAAAGACGATCGAGGGCTCCGGCATAACCGTCGACGAATGCGATATCGAGCGAAAGGCCCTCCCTTACGAGGACCGGACCTTCGATTCCGTCCTTTTTTTCGAGATATTCGAGCACCTGAGGATAAACCCCGTTTTTACGCTCTCGGAGGCCTACAGGGTCCTAAAGCCCGGCGGATCGTTCCTCCTCACTACACCCAATCTCAAGTCCCTCGCGGGGATGTACGACCTGCTGGTCAGAGACAGGACCGGGGCGGACCCTTTCAAGGAATACGGGAAGCTTGAAGAGATCGGGCACATGGGGCACGTGCGGCTCTACACGGCCGCGGAGGTCGCTTCCCTGCTGGAAAATATCGGATTCAAGGTGAGCGGCGTCTTTTTCAGGGGCAGGTATAATTCGAAAATGATGCGCATGATAACCGGATTCGCCCCTTCCCTGAAACCCATGATAATGGTGAGCGCATCAAAGTAA
- a CDS encoding lipopolysaccharide biosynthesis protein, whose protein sequence is MQIVRRLKALSEFLSSHDGNLQKKTVRSGVLVGFNSVIINSLGFIRTIILARLLAPEVFGLMSICLIVVKAAEIFTETGFGAALIHRKDHFEASRDTAFTMSIIRGCVLAISVFFLSPLIAAYYDNILLEDLIKVAALILFFHGTQNINIIAFQKELDFRRIAVLELTRAASAFLLLVGLAYYLGNIWSLVIGYVAVAAVDSVLTYIIIPGRPRIRFKLSTARELFAYGKYITGLSIVVFIAAELDNLVIGKVLGMEMLGFYVIAFTLANLPTTHISKVTSRVMFPSYSKLQDDPHALREAYLKVLKLVASISIPAGAGLAVLSLEIVSVLYGERWAYSAGPLRILCVYGCIMAIMSLNGYIFNAIGKPNIPFYFNAARLVLIAILIYPMTAWLGLYGAAIAVTLPLALQFASITFVFARTLGLEVMRIVKILSYVLFSTLVMILVLMLYRKVVHHADIYTLALGIAIGISTYAALNARDLRSIFARRILNH, encoded by the coding sequence ATGCAGATCGTCAGGAGATTAAAAGCGCTGTCCGAATTCCTCAGCAGCCATGATGGCAACCTGCAGAAAAAGACCGTCCGCTCAGGGGTCCTCGTCGGCTTCAACAGCGTAATCATAAACTCCCTTGGCTTCATTAGGACTATCATACTGGCACGCCTGCTGGCTCCCGAAGTCTTCGGTCTGATGAGCATTTGCCTGATAGTCGTAAAAGCGGCGGAGATATTCACCGAGACGGGCTTCGGAGCGGCGCTTATCCACCGCAAGGACCACTTCGAGGCATCAAGGGACACGGCATTTACAATGTCCATAATAAGGGGATGCGTACTGGCTATTTCCGTCTTTTTTCTGTCTCCCCTCATCGCGGCATATTACGACAACATCCTCCTCGAAGACCTCATCAAGGTAGCCGCCCTGATACTCTTTTTCCACGGGACGCAGAACATAAATATCATAGCTTTCCAGAAGGAGCTCGACTTCAGGAGGATAGCCGTACTCGAGCTGACCAGGGCTGCCTCCGCATTCCTCCTCCTGGTGGGACTTGCCTATTACCTCGGGAACATCTGGTCGCTCGTTATCGGATATGTCGCGGTGGCGGCGGTCGATTCCGTCCTGACTTACATCATTATACCCGGGCGGCCCAGGATAAGGTTCAAACTTTCGACAGCTCGGGAGCTCTTTGCATACGGCAAATATATAACCGGGCTTTCGATAGTCGTCTTCATTGCGGCCGAGCTGGACAATCTGGTGATAGGCAAGGTGCTCGGCATGGAGATGCTCGGATTCTATGTGATCGCGTTCACTCTCGCCAACCTGCCGACCACGCATATTTCCAAGGTGACGTCCAGGGTCATGTTCCCGTCCTACAGCAAGCTGCAGGACGACCCCCATGCGCTTCGCGAAGCATACCTCAAGGTGCTTAAGCTCGTCGCGAGCATATCGATCCCTGCCGGCGCGGGGCTGGCCGTGCTGTCCCTGGAAATAGTCAGCGTGCTCTACGGAGAAAGGTGGGCTTATTCAGCCGGGCCGCTCCGGATACTGTGCGTCTACGGCTGCATAATGGCGATCATGTCGCTGAACGGGTACATCTTCAACGCAATCGGGAAGCCTAACATCCCTTTTTATTTCAACGCGGCGCGGCTTGTTCTCATCGCTATCCTTATCTATCCCATGACCGCCTGGCTGGGGCTATACGGCGCTGCCATAGCCGTCACCCTTCCGCTTGCGCTTCAGTTCGCATCCATCACATTCGTTTTCGCCAGGACGCTCGGCCTTGAGGTCATGAGGATTGTAAAAATCCTGTCCTATGTCCTTTTTTCAACGCTCGTCATGATCTTGGTCCTGATGCTATACAGAAAAGTGGTCCATCATGCCGATATATATACCCTCGCCCTCGGAATCGCGATCGGTATCAGCACCTACGCCGCGCTGAACGCGAGGGACCTGAGGAGCATTTTCGCAAGGAGGATCCTCAATCACTGA
- a CDS encoding glycosyltransferase family 4 protein, with product MEKRTILYVEGSSDGTVGGSHFCLLDIVTRLDRTAYNPVVVFYNDNRLVPEFRQAGCKVIMLKKRRALNFLAKHNKGARNPLSGLVSRPLLIIQKALNYMITFILPGLSSWKVIVRERADLVHLNNTLVLSEHWILASLFTKAKIIAHERGINTFFPPLTKSWGRFLVAIICISGAVLANLKKHGFPPSQLRMIYDGLDPDAFSARVNRGRPDVLAEFGISQGSPVIGIIGNIKEWKGQKTVILAMKTVLKRHPDAKCLIIGGLSDRASDSAYYESLLGIVQEEGLGQNVIFTGQRSDIASLVNALDLVIHASIEPEPFGRVNLEGMALSKPVISTTLGAGPEIIVHGVTGYTVPPGEPEPLAQSILSILDSPERAARMGEAGRERLMEKFHISGNIRGIETVYKEVLA from the coding sequence ATGGAGAAGAGGACCATCCTATATGTCGAGGGCAGCTCCGACGGGACCGTGGGCGGTTCGCATTTCTGCCTGCTCGACATAGTGACGCGGCTGGACAGGACCGCCTACAACCCGGTCGTGGTATTTTACAACGATAACAGGCTAGTGCCTGAATTCCGCCAAGCCGGATGCAAAGTGATAATGCTCAAGAAGCGGCGCGCCTTGAATTTCCTCGCGAAGCATAATAAGGGCGCTCGAAATCCCCTTTCCGGTCTCGTATCCAGGCCCTTGCTGATAATCCAAAAAGCCCTCAATTACATGATAACCTTTATTTTGCCCGGGCTGTCGAGCTGGAAGGTTATCGTAAGAGAACGGGCCGACCTTGTTCACCTCAATAATACTCTTGTGCTTTCAGAGCATTGGATCCTGGCATCCCTCTTTACAAAGGCGAAAATCATCGCCCACGAGAGGGGCATCAACACATTCTTCCCCCCCCTGACCAAGTCCTGGGGAAGGTTTCTCGTCGCCATCATCTGCATATCCGGGGCGGTACTCGCAAATCTTAAGAAGCATGGCTTCCCGCCCTCTCAGCTGAGGATGATATACGACGGTCTTGACCCGGATGCATTCAGCGCCAGGGTAAACCGAGGCAGGCCGGACGTCCTGGCCGAATTCGGGATCAGCCAGGGTTCCCCGGTGATAGGGATAATCGGGAACATAAAGGAATGGAAGGGACAAAAGACCGTAATCCTCGCTATGAAGACAGTTCTCAAGAGGCATCCGGACGCCAAATGCCTCATCATAGGAGGTTTGTCCGACCGCGCGAGCGACAGCGCGTATTATGAAAGCCTGCTGGGGATCGTGCAGGAGGAGGGACTGGGCCAGAATGTGATATTTACGGGTCAGAGAAGCGATATCGCCTCCCTGGTAAATGCGCTCGACCTCGTCATCCACGCCTCCATAGAACCCGAGCCGTTTGGGAGGGTAAACCTCGAAGGCATGGCGCTTTCCAAGCCGGTAATATCCACCACGCTCGGCGCCGGACCTGAGATAATCGTGCACGGGGTGACCGGTTACACCGTGCCCCCGGGCGAGCCGGAGCCCCTGGCCCAATCCATATTATCCATCCTTGACTCCCCGGAACGAGCGGCCCGGATGGGCGAGGCCGGGAGGGAAAGGCTGATGGAAAAGTTCCATATTTCGGGAAACATCAGGGGAATAGAAACGGTCTATAAGGAAGTCCTGGCCTGA